One window of Hyphomicrobiales bacterium genomic DNA carries:
- a CDS encoding CoA-binding protein, giving the protein MPQADIDHRYDYSSEYLAEILRSVKTIAMVGASGDKTKFSYGVLRVLHETGYEILPVNPNPKLTEIRGLKVYHSLQEIDRPVDMVDVFRPKEEFHTIAEQAIEIGAKVLWGQIGVYDDKAAKLAEAAGLKVVMDRCPKIELFRPFWKPRLDLAI; this is encoded by the coding sequence ATGCCACAAGCCGATATTGATCATCGTTATGATTATTCGTCAGAGTATTTGGCGGAAATTTTGCGTTCGGTTAAAACTATTGCCATGGTGGGTGCCAGCGGTGACAAGACCAAATTCAGCTATGGCGTCCTGCGCGTTTTACATGAAACGGGTTATGAAATTTTGCCCGTCAATCCAAATCCGAAATTGACTGAGATACGCGGCCTAAAGGTCTACCACTCCCTTCAAGAAATTGATCGTCCTGTAGATATGGTCGACGTTTTCAGACCTAAAGAAGAGTTTCATACGATTGCGGAGCAAGCAATCGAGATTGGCGCCAAGGTGCTTTGGGGCCAAATTGGGGTCTATGATGACAAGGCTGCAAAGCTTGCTGAAGCGGCTGGTTTAAAAGTTGTCATGGACCGATGTCCGAAAATTGAATTGTTTCGCCCGTTCTGGAAACCTAGATTAGATTTAGCAATCTAA
- a CDS encoding carbon monoxide dehydrogenase subunit G, whose product MELQEEIFINAPRDVVYAALNDPDILKQCIPGCQELTKQSDTELAAKVTLKVGPVKANFAGDVTLDPSNAPAHFSLSGEGNGGVAGFAKGGADVELIEQDGGTLLKYTAKADVGGKLAQLGSRLIVSTSKKLAKNFFEEFNVVLVGEDEEGDGEVSEEKKGFWTSLVGR is encoded by the coding sequence ATGGAACTTCAAGAAGAAATCTTTATCAACGCACCCCGCGATGTTGTTTATGCCGCACTCAATGATCCTGATATTTTGAAGCAATGCATCCCTGGTTGTCAGGAGCTCACCAAGCAGAGTGATACCGAGCTTGCGGCAAAAGTGACGTTGAAGGTTGGTCCGGTGAAAGCCAATTTTGCTGGTGATGTTACTCTCGACCCAAGCAATGCACCGGCTCATTTTTCCCTTAGCGGCGAAGGTAATGGCGGCGTGGCAGGCTTTGCAAAAGGCGGCGCGGATGTGGAGCTGATCGAACAAGACGGCGGTACCTTGCTCAAATATACAGCCAAGGCCGATGTCGGCGGCAAGCTTGCGCAATTGGGTAGCCGTTTGATTGTCAGCACATCCAAAAAGCTTGCTAAAAATTTCTTCGAAGAATTTAACGTGGTTTTGGTCGGTGAAGACGAGGAAGGCGACGGTGAAGTATCGGAAGAAAAGAAGGGCTTTTGGACGTCACTCGTTGGTCGCTAA
- the queC gene encoding 7-cyano-7-deazaguanine synthase QueC produces the protein MKTNVVCSGGLDSVSLAHMIAAQGNLSRLTSFNYGQRHQKELDYAQACAKRLGVPHHVIDIGPVGASLSGSALTDDVDVPDGHYAEDSMKVTVVPNRNAIMLTIAYGISAANQDDAVAAAVHGGDHFIYPDCRPAFTEAFDAMQRLALDGYANVALHTPFVHRSKADIVVEGAKVNTPFEETWSCYKGGALHCGRCGTCVERREAFHLANVEDPTRYEDPDFWREATDRKEA, from the coding sequence ATGAAAACGAACGTCGTATGTTCCGGCGGGCTGGATTCCGTCTCGCTTGCCCACATGATTGCTGCACAGGGAAACCTGTCACGCTTGACCTCATTTAATTATGGGCAAAGGCATCAAAAAGAATTGGACTATGCTCAAGCTTGCGCAAAGCGCTTGGGTGTTCCTCATCACGTTATTGATATTGGCCCAGTCGGCGCATCCCTTTCTGGGTCCGCTTTAACAGACGATGTTGATGTGCCTGATGGGCACTATGCAGAAGACAGTATGAAGGTGACAGTGGTTCCAAACCGCAACGCCATTATGCTCACAATCGCGTATGGCATTTCAGCAGCAAATCAAGATGACGCCGTTGCAGCAGCCGTCCATGGTGGTGACCACTTCATCTACCCAGACTGTCGCCCAGCCTTCACAGAAGCTTTCGATGCCATGCAACGCCTTGCCCTAGACGGCTATGCCAACGTCGCGCTTCACACGCCTTTCGTGCACCGCTCTAAGGCAGACATTGTTGTTGAAGGGGCGAAAGTGAACACGCCATTTGAAGAGACGTGGTCTTGCTACAAAGGCGGCGCGCTTCATTGTGGACGTTGTGGCACTTGCGTTGAACGGCGTGAAGCCTTTCACCTTGCCAATGTCGAAGACCCAACGCGCTATGAAGATCCTGATTTTTGGCGTGAAGCCACCGACCGCAAGGAGGCTTGA
- a CDS encoding acyl-CoA synthetase: MDELEMPSMYEGSELEKNTANHAALSPVSILKRVERVHPELPAQIHGTIRRNWGEVAERCKRLASALVKRGVGKGDTVALVAPNIPEALECALALPMIGAVLNANNVRLDASTIAYILDHGEAKVVLVDTEFSAMAKEAVEQSGRDLLIVDIEDSEGPGGSRIGSLTYDELLSEGDPNWGYKLPDDEWDALALNYTSGTTGRPKGVVYSHRGAWTNAVNNVVTWELAHHPVYLWTLPLFHCNGWCFPWTITLLAGTHVFLRAPRADAIYNAFADHGVTHLCGAPIIMSMISGAPTEEKRAFTQKIKMMTAAAPPPASVIKDMEAMGISVTHVYGLTEVYGPAVVCAEKPAWADLSLEEQAQLKARQGVAYELEEDVLVLDRETGKPVPWDGETLGEIVFRGNIVMKGYLKQPEETEKAFKDGWFWSGDIAVQHPDGYVEIRDRAKDIIISGGENISSIEVEKALYSHPAVSLVAVVAMPDEKWGEVPCAFVELASGAEASEEELLAHARNGLASFQRPKKIVFGELPKTTTGKVRKNELRDSVR, from the coding sequence ATGGACGAATTAGAAATGCCAAGCATGTACGAAGGCTCAGAGCTTGAAAAGAATACAGCCAATCACGCGGCCTTATCGCCAGTCTCTATTCTCAAACGTGTAGAACGGGTTCACCCAGAACTGCCCGCACAAATACATGGTACCATTCGCCGCAACTGGGGCGAGGTTGCTGAGCGCTGTAAAAGGCTCGCATCGGCTCTCGTCAAGCGTGGTGTGGGCAAGGGCGACACAGTGGCCTTAGTCGCGCCTAATATCCCAGAAGCGCTTGAATGTGCGTTGGCGCTGCCAATGATTGGGGCCGTGCTAAACGCCAACAATGTCCGCCTTGATGCAAGCACCATTGCTTATATTTTGGATCACGGTGAAGCAAAGGTTGTATTGGTTGATACGGAGTTTTCAGCCATGGCCAAGGAAGCGGTTGAGCAATCTGGCCGCGATCTTCTAATCGTCGATATTGAAGACAGCGAAGGGCCAGGTGGCTCGCGCATTGGGTCGCTCACTTATGATGAGCTGCTTAGTGAAGGCGACCCTAACTGGGGCTATAAACTGCCAGATGATGAGTGGGACGCGTTGGCGCTTAACTATACATCAGGCACGACAGGTCGCCCGAAAGGTGTTGTTTATTCCCATCGCGGCGCATGGACCAATGCCGTCAACAATGTGGTGACATGGGAGTTGGCGCATCATCCAGTCTACTTATGGACGCTGCCTTTGTTTCATTGCAATGGCTGGTGCTTTCCATGGACGATAACTCTGCTTGCAGGAACGCATGTGTTTCTTCGTGCGCCCCGTGCTGATGCAATTTATAATGCCTTTGCAGATCACGGCGTTACGCATCTATGTGGGGCACCGATCATCATGTCGATGATTTCGGGCGCGCCTACTGAAGAGAAGCGAGCCTTTACGCAGAAGATCAAAATGATGACGGCAGCGGCCCCACCGCCTGCTTCTGTCATTAAAGACATGGAAGCAATGGGTATCTCGGTCACCCATGTTTATGGCCTAACAGAAGTTTATGGTCCCGCTGTTGTATGCGCTGAAAAGCCAGCTTGGGCAGACCTTTCGCTTGAAGAGCAGGCTCAATTAAAAGCTCGCCAAGGCGTTGCTTATGAACTTGAAGAAGATGTGCTTGTGCTAGACCGCGAAACGGGAAAGCCTGTTCCTTGGGACGGTGAAACCCTGGGTGAAATCGTCTTTCGTGGAAACATCGTCATGAAGGGCTATTTGAAGCAACCGGAAGAAACCGAAAAGGCGTTTAAAGACGGCTGGTTTTGGTCTGGGGACATTGCTGTGCAGCACCCAGATGGCTACGTTGAAATTCGTGACCGCGCCAAAGACATCATCATTTCGGGCGGCGAAAATATATCCTCCATCGAAGTTGAAAAAGCGCTCTATTCACACCCCGCCGTCAGCCTTGTTGCTGTGGTTGCCATGCCCGATGAAAAATGGGGCGAGGTGCCGTGCGCCTTTGTGGAACTGGCAAGTGGGGCTGAGGCAAGTGAAGAAGAGTTGCTCGCCCATGCACGCAACGGTTTGGCGAGTTTTCAGCGTCCTAAGAAAATTGTCTTCGGTGAGTTGCCAAAAACAACAACGGGTAAAGTGCGCAAGAATGAACTGCGCGATAGCGTGCGATGA
- a CDS encoding NAD(P)-dependent oxidoreductase, producing the protein MALKKLVLTGAAGRLGSYLREPLSKMADELISTDMVDDIGKLYDGETYIQGDLSSLDDMMKVLEGADMVVHFGAIADEAPFEELLGPNFIGAYNIWEAAFRHGLRRVVYASSIHAVGMHPKNQRIDTEVAHRPDTFYGLAKCFAEDLGSMYWDKRGLESVHMRILSCAQVNNARALGSWLSYDDLIQLVQRSIDTPVTGFSVVYGVSNNDRAPVDNHKAHFLGYQPKDNAEKFAEKVLAEEPQMDPQDVGHMCHGGPFASVELGNSGQASMNIIDDTKKT; encoded by the coding sequence ATGGCACTTAAAAAACTAGTTCTTACCGGTGCTGCAGGGCGCTTAGGTTCTTATCTTCGTGAACCATTGAGCAAAATGGCAGATGAACTGATCTCGACCGATATGGTTGATGACATTGGTAAGCTTTATGATGGTGAAACCTATATTCAAGGGGACCTCTCATCACTTGATGATATGATGAAAGTGCTTGAGGGCGCTGATATGGTGGTGCATTTTGGCGCCATTGCGGATGAGGCGCCGTTTGAAGAATTGCTAGGGCCAAATTTCATTGGTGCTTACAATATTTGGGAAGCAGCCTTCCGGCATGGTCTAAGGCGTGTTGTTTATGCAAGCTCCATCCACGCTGTTGGCATGCACCCTAAAAACCAGCGCATTGATACAGAAGTTGCGCACCGTCCTGATACGTTTTACGGGCTAGCGAAATGCTTTGCTGAAGATCTCGGCAGCATGTACTGGGATAAACGGGGCCTAGAAAGCGTTCACATGCGTATTTTGTCTTGTGCGCAAGTCAATAATGCCCGCGCGCTTGGCTCGTGGCTTTCTTATGACGATTTGATCCAACTGGTTCAGCGCTCAATTGATACGCCGGTCACAGGCTTTTCCGTGGTCTATGGTGTGTCGAATAATGACCGCGCGCCAGTGGACAATCACAAGGCACATTTCCTTGGGTACCAACCAAAAGACAATGCAGAGAAATTTGCAGAAAAAGTTCTGGCAGAAGAACCACAAATGGACCCACAAGACGTCGGTCACATGTGCCACGGCGGGCCGTTTGCTTCCGTTGAACTTGGCAATAGTGGCCAAGCTTCAATGAATATTATTGATGACACAAAGAAGACATGA
- the trpB gene encoding tryptophan synthase subunit beta: MNVQKPNSYRTGPDERGHFGIYGGRFVAETLMPLILDLEKAYDEAKEDPAFIAELKNLNTHYTGRPSPLYFAERMTEHLGGAKIYFKRDELNHTGSHKINNCLGQILLAKRMGKSRIIAETGAGQHGVASATVCARFGYPCHVYMGATDVERQAPNVFRMKLLGAEVNPVTAGAGTLKDAMNEALRDWVTNVEDTFYIIGTAAGPHPYPTLVRDFQSVIGNELREQMMEAEGRLPDTLIACIGGGSNAIGLFHPFLDDENIEIIGVEAGGHGLDTEEHCASLTGGKPGVLHGNRTYLLQDDDGQIKEGHSISAGLDYPGIGPEHSFLRDTGRVNYVPITDTEALEAFQLCTRLEGIIPALEPSHALAEVIKRAPKMDKDQILVMNLCGRGDKDVFTVGKALGVEL, from the coding sequence ATGAATGTGCAAAAACCAAATTCATACCGTACCGGCCCCGATGAGCGCGGCCATTTTGGTATTTATGGCGGGCGGTTTGTCGCCGAAACGCTGATGCCGCTGATCCTTGATCTTGAAAAAGCTTATGATGAAGCCAAAGAAGATCCAGCCTTTATTGCTGAGCTTAAAAATCTCAATACGCATTATACAGGCCGTCCAAGCCCACTTTATTTTGCGGAGCGTATGACGGAGCATTTGGGTGGCGCTAAAATCTACTTTAAGCGCGATGAGCTGAACCATACGGGCAGCCACAAGATCAACAATTGTTTGGGCCAAATCCTGCTTGCAAAACGCATGGGTAAAAGCCGCATTATTGCAGAAACAGGCGCGGGTCAGCATGGTGTTGCCTCTGCCACAGTTTGCGCGCGCTTCGGCTATCCTTGCCACGTTTATATGGGTGCGACTGACGTTGAGCGTCAGGCTCCCAATGTATTCCGCATGAAGCTTTTGGGCGCTGAAGTTAATCCGGTAACCGCTGGTGCTGGCACCTTGAAAGATGCCATGAATGAAGCGCTTCGTGATTGGGTGACCAACGTCGAAGACACCTTCTACATTATCGGCACGGCCGCTGGTCCACACCCTTACCCGACCCTTGTGCGGGATTTCCAATCGGTTATTGGCAATGAGCTTCGCGAACAGATGATGGAAGCGGAAGGCCGTCTGCCAGATACTTTGATTGCATGTATTGGTGGCGGGTCAAACGCCATTGGTTTGTTCCATCCATTCCTCGATGATGAAAACATCGAAATTATTGGTGTTGAAGCGGGTGGCCACGGTCTTGATACCGAAGAACACTGCGCCTCTCTTACAGGTGGCAAACCGGGTGTGCTTCACGGCAACCGCACTTATTTGCTGCAAGATGATGATGGTCAGATTAAAGAAGGCCATTCGATTTCTGCGGGCCTCGATTACCCAGGTATTGGTCCTGAACACTCTTTCTTGCGTGATACGGGCCGCGTGAACTATGTGCCAATTACAGATACAGAAGCCTTGGAAGCATTCCAGCTTTGCACGCGCTTAGAAGGCATTATCCCAGCACTCGAACCAAGCCACGCTTTGGCTGAGGTCATCAAACGCGCCCCGAAAATGGACAAAGACCAAATCTTGGTCATGAACCTTTGTGGCCGTGGTGACAAAGATGTCTTTACCGTTGGCAAAGCACTCGGCGTGGAGCTTTAA
- the queE gene encoding 7-carboxy-7-deazaguanine synthase QueE translates to MALRIAEIFGPTIQGEGSLIGEPTVFVRAGGCDYRCSWCDSLHAVDSAFRAEWTPMTSEDVWAEVKHLSGDTPLVISLSGGNPAIQDFSGLIALGKAEGYRFACETQGSVAREWFGDLDTLVLSPKPPSSGETVDWALFEDCISAAANGPNIVMKIVIFDDVDYAWAKEAADKFPDLPLYLQPGNSQVDPEIPVALEDVTERLLWLVEKATADKWYRPRMLPQLHVLLWGNKRGV, encoded by the coding sequence ATGGCTTTGCGCATTGCCGAAATATTTGGACCGACCATACAAGGCGAAGGCTCGCTAATTGGTGAGCCAACCGTTTTTGTGCGGGCAGGCGGGTGCGATTATCGGTGTAGCTGGTGCGATAGCTTGCATGCCGTGGATAGTGCGTTCCGTGCTGAGTGGACACCCATGACAAGCGAAGACGTATGGGCAGAGGTGAAACATCTTTCTGGTGACACACCGCTGGTTATTTCACTTTCTGGTGGCAATCCGGCCATTCAAGATTTTTCCGGCCTGATTGCCCTTGGAAAAGCTGAAGGTTATCGTTTCGCCTGCGAAACGCAAGGATCGGTTGCACGCGAATGGTTTGGCGATTTGGATACTTTGGTGCTTAGTCCAAAACCACCTTCTAGCGGCGAAACTGTTGATTGGGCTTTGTTTGAAGATTGCATATCGGCCGCAGCAAACGGTCCGAATATCGTCATGAAAATCGTAATTTTTGATGATGTTGATTATGCATGGGCAAAAGAGGCCGCGGACAAGTTTCCAGATCTGCCGCTCTATCTGCAACCGGGTAATTCACAGGTTGATCCAGAGATTCCAGTCGCATTGGAAGATGTGACAGAGCGTTTATTGTGGCTTGTTGAAAAAGCAACTGCGGATAAATGGTATCGTCCCCGTATGCTACCGCAATTACATGTGCTTTTATGGGGTAACAAACGCGGCGTATAG
- the arsC gene encoding arsenate reductase (glutaredoxin) (This arsenate reductase requires both glutathione and glutaredoxin to convert arsenate to arsenite, after which the efflux transporter formed by ArsA and ArsB can extrude the arsenite from the cell, providing resistance.): MTIKIYHNPKCGTSRNTLEIIRQTGEEPEVIEYLKTPPSRGELVEIIKATGLPVRDVLRKNGTPFEELDLGNDKWSDDELIDFMIEHPILMNRPIVITPIGADLCRPKEKVLDILPNKDIG; encoded by the coding sequence ATGACCATCAAAATCTATCACAACCCAAAATGTGGCACATCTCGCAACACGCTTGAGATTATTCGCCAAACGGGTGAAGAGCCAGAAGTGATTGAATATCTGAAAACACCGCCATCGCGCGGAGAGCTTGTTGAAATCATCAAAGCGACGGGTTTGCCTGTGCGTGATGTTTTACGCAAAAACGGCACGCCTTTTGAAGAACTCGATCTTGGCAATGATAAATGGAGCGATGATGAGTTGATTGACTTCATGATTGAACATCCAATTCTCATGAACCGACCTATCGTGATCACACCAATTGGCGCGGATTTATGCCGCCCAAAAGAGAAAGTGCTGGACATTTTGCCGAATAAAGATATCGGTTGA
- a CDS encoding MBL fold metallo-hydrolase — MEFPTLNVSVEPEIEGFFDPASNTISYILIDPATQACAIIDSVLDMDYAAGRIAYDSADRLIAAIEERGFTLEWIIETHVHADHLSAAPYIQEKLGGKIGVGAGIKEVQDTFGKIFNEGTEFQRDGSQFDALFEEGDTYTVGEITGFVIATPGHTPACTVHVLGNAAFAGDTLFMPDGGSARADFPGGDAGQLYDSIQKVLSLPEEVRLFICHDYGPNGRAIAWETTIREQRAKNIHVGGDKSRDEFIKFRTERDAQLAMPKLIIPSLQVNMRAGEIPSDENGVPMLKVPINGL, encoded by the coding sequence ATGGAATTTCCAACGTTGAATGTCTCTGTTGAACCTGAAATTGAAGGTTTTTTCGATCCCGCGAGCAACACGATTTCCTATATCCTCATAGACCCTGCGACACAGGCCTGCGCGATTATTGATAGCGTGTTGGATATGGATTATGCAGCGGGTCGGATCGCTTATGATAGCGCTGATCGTTTAATCGCAGCCATTGAGGAACGCGGCTTTACCCTTGAATGGATTATCGAGACTCATGTCCACGCAGATCATTTGTCTGCTGCACCCTATATTCAAGAAAAACTAGGTGGCAAAATTGGCGTTGGGGCGGGCATTAAGGAAGTACAAGATACCTTTGGCAAAATTTTCAACGAAGGAACAGAGTTTCAACGTGATGGGTCTCAGTTTGATGCGCTGTTTGAAGAAGGTGATACTTACACTGTGGGCGAGATAACGGGGTTTGTTATTGCAACACCGGGCCACACCCCTGCTTGCACGGTTCACGTTTTGGGCAATGCCGCTTTTGCGGGCGATACGCTATTTATGCCGGATGGCGGTTCTGCGCGGGCAGACTTTCCAGGTGGTGATGCGGGGCAACTCTACGATTCAATTCAAAAGGTGTTATCACTTCCCGAAGAAGTCCGCCTATTTATCTGCCATGATTATGGCCCCAACGGGAGGGCAATTGCGTGGGAGACAACCATTCGCGAACAACGGGCAAAAAACATTCATGTGGGTGGTGATAAATCCCGCGATGAGTTCATTAAATTTCGCACGGAACGCGATGCTCAACTGGCGATGCCAAAATTGATTATACCGTCACTTCAGGTAAATATGCGCGCTGGTGAAATCCCTAGCGACGAAAATGGTGTACCTATGCTAAAAGTGCCGATCAACGGCTTGTGA
- the trpA gene encoding tryptophan synthase subunit alpha, with protein MSNKRPVTRIDARFAKCAAENRPALVTFITGGDPDKATGQAILDALPAAGADVIELGMPFSDPMAEGIPIQLATQRALKSGMTMNDVLDMVRSFRKGDNETPIVLMGYYNPIYFRGSAAFAKEAKEAGVDGLIIVDLPPEADDELCLPAMEAGVSFIRLATPTTDDKRLPTVLNNTSGFVYYVSMTGITGAELQNTGRVADAVNRIKSHTDLPVAVGFGVKTAEQASTIGQDADGVVVGSALVNAVKESLDENGKGTDMTVKAVTDLVSDLAKGCHSARAEAAE; from the coding sequence ATGAGTAACAAGCGCCCAGTCACCCGAATTGATGCACGATTTGCAAAATGTGCGGCGGAAAATCGTCCTGCACTCGTGACTTTTATTACCGGCGGCGATCCCGACAAAGCAACCGGACAAGCCATTCTTGATGCCCTGCCAGCGGCTGGTGCTGATGTGATCGAGCTTGGCATGCCGTTTTCTGACCCGATGGCAGAAGGCATTCCAATTCAGCTTGCGACACAGCGCGCCCTTAAATCTGGCATGACCATGAATGACGTGCTGGACATGGTGCGCTCCTTCCGTAAAGGCGACAACGAAACGCCAATCGTTTTGATGGGCTATTATAACCCGATCTATTTCCGTGGCTCTGCAGCTTTTGCCAAGGAAGCGAAAGAAGCAGGTGTTGATGGGTTGATCATCGTTGATTTGCCACCAGAAGCTGATGACGAACTTTGTCTTCCCGCTATGGAAGCAGGCGTTAGTTTCATCCGCCTTGCAACGCCCACAACAGATGATAAGCGCTTGCCGACCGTTTTAAATAACACGTCTGGTTTCGTGTATTACGTCTCCATGACAGGTATCACAGGCGCAGAACTACAAAACACAGGTCGTGTTGCAGACGCCGTGAACCGGATCAAAAGCCATACAGATTTGCCAGTTGCCGTTGGCTTTGGCGTTAAGACGGCAGAGCAAGCCTCAACCATAGGACAAGATGCCGATGGCGTAGTTGTTGGATCTGCGCTAGTAAATGCTGTAAAAGAAAGCCTTGACGAAAACGGCAAGGGCACCGACATGACAGTAAAGGCTGTTACAGATTTGGTGAGTGATCTTGCGAAAGGCTGTCACTCAGCCCGCGCTGAGGCAGCAGAGTAA
- the queD gene encoding 6-carboxytetrahydropterin synthase QueD has protein sequence MFRIKKEFHFSASHQLSHLAADHQCARIHGHNYIVVVELSAANLDDDGFVRDYQELKPLKNYLDEEFDHRHLNDVLDVYTTAENIAKHLYDWCKARWPETSSVAVSETPKTWAEYKPVD, from the coding sequence ATGTTTCGCATCAAGAAAGAATTCCATTTCTCCGCTTCCCATCAGCTTTCTCACTTGGCAGCTGATCACCAGTGCGCGCGTATTCATGGTCATAACTATATTGTCGTCGTGGAGCTTTCAGCGGCTAACCTTGATGATGATGGCTTCGTGCGGGACTATCAAGAACTTAAGCCGCTTAAAAATTATCTCGACGAGGAATTCGACCACCGACATTTGAATGATGTGCTTGATGTTTACACAACAGCTGAAAACATCGCCAAGCACCTTTATGATTGGTGCAAGGCTAGGTGGCCTGAGACATCCTCAGTTGCCGTATCAGAAACGCCCAAGACGTGGGCTGAATACAAGCCGGTGGACTGA
- a CDS encoding enoyl-CoA hydratase: MQNEDLLIRDDQDGVAILSLNAPKSINALSEAMLHALSDSFDKIAEDRSVKAVILRTTGNHFCAGHNLKEMSARREDEDGGFQYFQDLFATCSAMMLRIVRLPQPVIAEVKGIATAAGCQLVGSCDLAVASQEAKFATSGVNIGLFCSTPMVALSRNVPRKLAMEMLLMGDFLPAARVAEMGLINRVVPLDELEATSMEIARIIADKSPAAIKIGKRAFYEQAEMSLEEAYNFAGRVMAENMMARDTVAGIGAFTRKEPMPEWTGE; this comes from the coding sequence ATGCAAAACGAAGATCTTTTAATCCGCGATGATCAAGATGGGGTTGCGATTTTATCGTTGAATGCTCCCAAGTCGATCAACGCTTTGTCTGAAGCCATGCTTCATGCCTTGTCCGATAGCTTCGATAAAATTGCAGAAGATCGATCGGTTAAAGCGGTCATCTTGCGTACCACTGGCAATCATTTCTGCGCCGGTCACAATCTCAAAGAAATGTCGGCGCGCCGCGAAGATGAAGATGGTGGGTTTCAATATTTCCAAGACCTCTTTGCCACTTGTTCGGCCATGATGTTGCGGATTGTTCGCTTGCCTCAACCCGTTATTGCGGAGGTTAAGGGCATTGCTACCGCGGCAGGTTGTCAGCTGGTTGGGTCCTGCGATTTGGCGGTTGCATCACAGGAGGCAAAATTTGCAACATCGGGGGTCAACATCGGCCTTTTTTGTTCGACACCAATGGTTGCCCTCAGCCGAAATGTTCCGCGAAAACTGGCCATGGAAATGTTACTAATGGGTGATTTCTTGCCCGCCGCCCGCGTGGCTGAAATGGGATTGATCAATCGTGTCGTCCCACTTGATGAACTGGAGGCCACCTCTATGGAAATTGCCCGCATCATTGCGGATAAATCTCCCGCAGCCATTAAGATCGGGAAACGCGCCTTTTATGAGCAGGCAGAAATGTCGCTTGAGGAGGCTTATAATTTTGCAGGCCGTGTGATGGCCGAAAACATGATGGCGCGTGATACAGTGGCCGGAATTGGTGCCTTCACCCGCAAAGAACCAATGCCAGAATGGACCGGCGAATAA
- a CDS encoding phosphoribosylanthranilate isomerase, protein MSETIIKICGLSTVETLNAAMDAGADWVGLVTFPPSPRHVGPMDAKPLADLARGKTKIVSLSVNADDQLLDDIMAQVNPDIWQFHGKEPAERVAEVKTRYGRPVMKAIGVSTIEDLKKITPYHGVADYLLLDAKPPKGAVLPGGNGAAFDWTILDHLPADLEFMLSGGLSVETVADAVRSTRAFGMDVSSGVESAAGIKDVALIKRFIENARAA, encoded by the coding sequence ATGAGCGAAACCATCATCAAAATTTGCGGTCTCTCAACGGTTGAGACCCTAAACGCTGCCATGGATGCAGGTGCCGATTGGGTTGGTCTTGTCACTTTCCCGCCAAGCCCCCGCCATGTGGGGCCGATGGATGCTAAGCCATTGGCTGACTTAGCCCGAGGCAAAACGAAAATCGTCTCCTTGTCAGTCAATGCGGATGATCAATTGCTTGATGATATTATGGCGCAGGTAAACCCTGATATTTGGCAGTTCCACGGGAAGGAACCCGCTGAGCGTGTTGCAGAGGTGAAAACCCGTTACGGGCGGCCAGTTATGAAGGCTATCGGCGTTTCAACAATTGAAGACCTTAAAAAGATCACGCCTTATCACGGTGTGGCTGACTATTTGCTGCTTGATGCGAAGCCACCGAAGGGTGCGGTTTTGCCCGGTGGCAATGGAGCAGCTTTTGATTGGACGATCTTGGACCATCTGCCTGCCGATTTGGAGTTTATGCTATCTGGTGGATTAAGCGTTGAGACGGTTGCAGACGCTGTGCGTTCCACCCGTGCTTTTGGCATGGATGTCTCATCAGGTGTCGAAAGTGCCGCAGGCATTAAAGATGTGGCGTTGATTAAACGCTTTATTGAGAATGCACGGGCTGCCTAA